From Aegilops tauschii subsp. strangulata cultivar AL8/78 chromosome 5, Aet v6.0, whole genome shotgun sequence:
ggagtagtcgatgagccaatcttccggcttcactgagccgttgtacttgggcgtgtctctggggagcgagaaccctttggggaagggctcgtcgcggatgcgggggccaaagcatggcgggccgacatcgtcttcttcttctaacgccaaggatcgagcaaggcggtcgatcctgtggcgggcgtcactctcgccgactccttctcggcgtccgagtcggtcgccaagagtcggatgtgtgatgggcggcggagtgaggcgtctttctcttcgaggcgagGGAGGAGGCAGGTTTTCTTGGTGCTatactgctcgagggcggccctccgcgtcgcgctcgatggtgatacgagtccggctgcggctggcagccggctccttgtctttcttctggcgtgcgccgctcgcagtcggcgagcgggacgtcgcggcgtgctccctgcgcgggggatgactgtcagcacgggcgccggcttcgtgccgttctgcagccgcgtcgatcagctgctggatccgtcttgtcatgtaggggagctcatcggctcccagcccattgagctcctcagcagtcgcctgagcggctcgcagattctcgagcggggtggcgtagacggggcgatctgcgcccagcatgctggcaacggctgcgccgcgcttctggatgaagccggctcggctcgagCCGCTAGGCGgtggcgtgccgaaggcggcgcggtcgatttcgcgctggtgggcctcggtgaggcgtctcatcgaggctatcttctggccctccgcgatgagggcaaggcggcgtgcctccagggtctcggcgtcggcgtcggccgggatggggacggagaggtcgtgcatcgccgcttgctgagcgtcgcgggcattctcgcccgagttggagacgtggctgatgaccagcacttcggtgacagcgctgctgccgctgtcagctcgagggagggggtcatTGAAGACCACCatgtcggaggggtaggcgtcaagcgacgcggtgtcggagtcgatgagcatcgggtcggtggagccgaccgactccatgtccgcagcaggctcgctggagacgtgaagttggtcgaggaggctgacgaggcggctctcggggtagtcggtgcctgcgtcggacgcaggctcgtcggagatgcgagtctcgccgagcagatcggcgaggcggctcgctgcgcaggcgtcgtcgacgccttgcagcgcgtcgaggcaaacgccatcgggtgcaacaagctggctgcgctcgcgggggaggaagagggttcccgtccagaacaggtctccggacgacggtgcacctggccccacggtgggcgccaaatgtcgggtggttggtgcgacatatgccaagggatggcttatcattgtgggagccaataaaacgtcgccggtgcccggaaacgggatgaggcgaagacatgcacgccggcgaatcttacccaggttcggggctctccgaggagataacacccctagtcctgctctgcggggtctccgcatgatcactagatcgataaaaggtagctacaatcgctcctagagctgttgagatcaagggagaagaagaacagggctagctcttacttctctctatctatggtgtgtgtgctatgctcagaaggcaactctatgctcagaggccaactatgcttaggtgcgaaccctttgcatgggtgctccggggggtttatataggcctaccccccgggggtacaacggtaatccgactgggagctggtcccagccgtcagtgtctacgctcgccggcttctgggtcccgccggctgctgggtcccgccggctgccggctacttggtcgacaggtcggccccaccgcctagggtcttgtcggcggctgcttactgtagccgtgcctctgatgacgagggctttgttgaggtaagtgtggctacagtgggccgtctcgggggctctcactgtagccttacctcgtcttgtctccttaatggggctcctgcttcgaggaagggagtagccggccggctacgctcttggccgactgggaaaggccgggccgccttcacgcctctctctggctgaaggggcccgccacccgcaggccgtacgggagtcggtcgtgggtgacgttgaggccagcatggctacagtgccgagccgcacgggagacggctgtcccgtacggcctcctgtagccatgcccgcctcgggctttgggggtagtgggccgcactgtggccacaccccgtcgtgtcgccgttatgtgggaacagctttggtggttgtggtctcggccggctcctaggagccggccaccccgtagtcgtcctggggaggagttggtgaggttgggtcgccttccgggagtcggcttcagaggtagccggccagggaaggcggcccaatgctcggagtgcttggaggcccgaaggcctgataattttttcagaagaaccaggggcagtcggttaggctacccgttgccatttactccgacaggtgGAGCAAAAAGCCTAGCCCTCGAActaagtgggggatgaacaccaccctctcaccATGTCGCGGGTTGGGGATGGCCTAGCCCACTTCTGGGGCCCGGTGAACAACGGCGGCTGGGCGGTAGCCGACACGCTTCAAGTCCTTGACATCCTTATTGATGACGGTcgaggcctcccacttgcccccCGCACCAGATCCCGCCATCGCCAAGAACGGGGAGCAGAGCCGTGGCGAAGAGATGGATTGGAGCGCTCGAGCTTTGTAGTTTGGGAAGGGttgtggcgagaggaagaagaaggcataTGGGGACAATTGTGCATATTCCCTTTTATAAGCAGTCGTAATACCAATAGTCCTATAAATGTGCCACTCACCTCGCCTATTCCCGATAAACTTGTGGCGTGATGCGCGAGTGGGATATTGTGAAATCATTGATCGAATCCCTTAAAAATGGGACACGATCTCCATGTCGAAGAGACGTGCCTATGAAGGGGCGGCCTCGAGCCGCGTATCGAGTCTTTATGTTTATAACCGGGCGCGGCCCTTCGCCAAAAGTTGTCAGTCAAGGATACTGTTCACACTCGAACGATTGTCCTTTGGAGCTAAGTGGAACAGATAGTTCGGACTTCGGACACGGCTCGGCGTATGGCCGAATTGGATCAAGCGCCGTTTGAAGACTTCTCTGGAGGAGGATTATTCCGAACACTCGGGAGAAAGGGAACTCGCCCGCAAGCCGGAGCCTGCAATCATGGGAGATATATGAAACCGACGTTGAAGGCTAGTTCGggggctaccgagggagtcctggattagggggttcTCGGGGTGCCGGCTCATCTCACGTGGGTCGGATTGTTGGACTGCACCATGTCCGGACCCAAGACACTTGTGCCTTGGTGTGTACCCCAAGCCAGGATGGAATATCTGGTGTTTCCTTGATGTAACCGACTATCTGTAAACCCTAGTATCCCTGGTGTCTATATATACCAGGGGGTTAGTCCGTAGAGATGAGGAGAACAATCGCCATCCTATTAGTTAGGGTTTAGTTCCTCTGATTTCGAGGTAGATTAACTCTGTAATCCCATATACACAagcaatataatcaagcaggacgtagggtattacctcttagagagggcccgaacctgggtaaatatcacGTTCTGCGTCCCTTGTTCCCCATCGATCCAGTAtccacagttcgggaccccctacccgagatccgccggttttgacaccgacaccatcCCCTCATCGATGTGTGCCATGTTGGCCTCGACCCTCAACGCTTCTTTGCTAGTGATGGAATGTGGAACGGGCGGTGCAGCGACACCTTTGTGAGAACGTCGCCCACATGTGTGGATCTTGCCACCTATAGATGTTGTCACATCTCCTTTTCAGGAGGCGGTGGATGGAAGACAAGGCATTGCGGATTGATAGAAGGGAAAAACGAACACAAAACTATTATGGGATGACCAAAAGGCTATATAGATAGATGAACCTAATCAAAAGGTATAGTTAACGCACACGACACATCCACTACCATCTTGCATTAATTGCGGCAGAAGAAGGAAGTAAACGTATGAACTAGGAGCCCCATCACCATGGATACAACGCCGCTAGCAGATGATGCGGTTCGGTGCGGAAACACCGCCGTGGGCGCTCGTCGGGCCGGGAGAATCTTAGAAGCGGTCACAGGGTTCTGTCACTCTGCGGTTATGTGGTGTGAGGCCCACGGTGTGTTGGACTGGTTCACTATAGGGCTTTTGGATCAGTTTGTAGAGTAACAACGATGATAAGTTGGGCCAGTCAGCTAACGTCTAATGTGAAATGACGCAAACAAGGAAAGAAACGCCTTGCGGAAAAGCAGATGCTTCTGGTACGTTCACGATTACGATCGGACGGCTAAAATTCTCACATCGACGTGGAGGCTCGGAAAAGTAGATCCTTTCGATGCGTCCACGATTATGATCGGACGACTCAAAGTCTCGAATCGACGTGGAGGCTCGGAAAAGCAGATCCTTCTGATGCGTCCACGATTATGATCGGACGGCTCAAAGTCTTGAATCGACGTGGAGGTTCGGAAAAGCAAATGCTTCCCATACGTTCATCATTATGATCGGACGGCTCAAAGTCTCGAATCGCGGAGGCTCGGAGGTAGTTGATAAATTAAAGAGGAAAAGGAAAAACTAATTTCTTCTTCATCTGGTGCTCCCTTCCGGCCCAATGCGGCTCTAAATCtctctccgccgccgcgccgtcgccgacGCCTCACGACCGGAACTTCGCCGCCACTGAcgcgcctcgacgccgccgccatcgccgtaCCTGCTCTCTCCACCCCGTCCGCGAGCTTCGACATCGGTCTTTGAGGTATGACCGCGATTTCTGTCATCCAGTGATTATTATCACTCAAATCGAACCCTAACTAATTTTAACCTCCACAGATTTCTGGTGTGCCGGCGCACCATCTAGACCAGTCCCCGCCGGTTGATGCCCCTTGTTAAATCCGCCCGTCCGCGACCCTGAGGCGCTCGGCGGCAGCGAGGAGGATGCCTGGCCTACCTTTACCTGCCCGGGACGCAGCGTACGCCTCTCCCCCCTAACCTATTTTGTTGTTGCTGTGCTTATGCTATACTCGTGCTACTTGTTACTTGAGTTGTGTCGAATTTGCCTGGTCATGTCTGTGTGGGCAACCCAGGAGAAAAAAAAATTAGGTACAATGTTAGAATCGCAGTTGGATACTGCACTGTGGTCTCTGTGTGTGTCGGATGCTTTGTGGGATAGTGAAGTTCTTTTCACTGTAAGTGGCTACTTCCAAGAATTAATGTGTGAGTATATTCAGAGCTTACCTTGGTTGCATTTGGAAATTAATAAATGAGTATTTTCTATTGACTCATCCCTGGTTGGTAACCTATGTCGGCTGGTTGCACCTGGAAACTAGTAATTGGCCATTTTTATTTATAAGAATTAATCACTGGAAATCTGTGTGGCCCACCTTGGTTGTATCCAGATTCTGAAAAGTAGCTTAGTTGTTCTGTAACTGTTCAGCTGCTTTGCAGATATGCACTCATGTATATATGGTAGATGGTTTTCTTGATCTTAATAGTGAGATGAGATGAATGTATCTTCTTCTTTTGATGTTGGTGCTGCATACATGCAGGGACGCTGGGTGTGAATTCAGTTACCCTCAGTCTGCAGACCAGATGCGCCAGCAACAGCTGAGAGCTCGATTATCTCCAGATGAGCAGCTTGCTGCTGAAGAAAGTTTCGCGTTGTACTGCAAGCCAGTTGAGCTATACAATATCATTCAGCGGCGAGCCATTAGAAATGTAAGTTCCATCTTAATTTTGCAGCTTCATTTGACATGAATCACATGTGTTAATCACATAACCATCATGTGCAAGTGATTTGAGATACCAATGATCTCTCACTGACTTTTGCAGCCCGCTTTTCTGCAAAGATGCCTTCATTACAAGATACATGCAAGCCGAAAAAAGAGGTACACACTTTGACTCTACTGCAGAACACGCTGACACTCAGAATTGTTGTGATCCAAATCCAATATGTCGAGAAAAAGAAAGGACTGTCCTGTTTCAAAACGTATTTTCTTTTTTACATAGCGGACGCTTCACTATTTTTTATTTGCGAATTGCAGAGACTTCACTATTATGTAGTTTGCTGATTCCTTTAGCTGTCTTGGAACCGCGTACATAAGGTTGTTACGATTAGAGTTGAATCAAATTGGAAATGCTTTGAACATAGTAGTAGTATCAAACCGTAGATCCTACTCCACCCAATAATTTGAAGAATGTAGCAGGATTTTTTCATTATTCTTAATGCTTATTTAGTCATTTGGAAACTAATTGGATTGATAATTTCCCTTCCCAATGCCATTGCCTAGGTTGGCTATGCAACAGTTAGCACATACATGGTCATAAAAAGTAggagagaaatgcatcagaaGTCGATAAACTTGGCTAGTGGAAACACTTAGGCACGCCACCTTGCAAATCATGCATCTGCCTCCCTTAATTTGGCAAAGCGGATCAATTTTAGTCCAATCGAACCGGGGTATGGCAGGCAAAAGAACGGCATGCTGGTGGTGACATGGCATGACTGGGATCTTGCCAGGGGTTTTCCTACATGCAATACACATGAGTAAGGCGCTCTGTGTTGGGGTTAGGATGTTTTTCCAGATAGGTCATGTCGGAGGGGTCACACACTCACGCACAGTGTGATCCTAGCATGAGCGTTACATTAGACCCATCTTCTAAAGTACAATTAAAGCACAAATTTGTGGTTATGTGTTTTTAGCACAATTGTTACATAGTAATAGTTTAATTCCTGGTCAAATGTTTGTTCTACTGAAACTTAATACGCCTGGTATTTGAAACAGAGGTGGTACTATATATTGTATTACACATTTGGTACATTTGTGATCTATGGAACTTTAGTGTGTGTACTATACACATGATGTTTATTCAAGTATGGCTTTTggtattcgcaaaaaaaaaagtaTGGTTCTTCGTAGAACCAAGTGAAGTGCTTTAGTTTACGGTGTGCCTGGGCTTTAACAATTTGCTAGCTTTTCTCATGGCCCTCGACAAATTCGTCCGCCCAACAGCTCGAGACCACCACCATCCCGCTCTGGTAAGCCGTCAAGAGAGTTTTGATAGTCGCCTGTGATGGCAAGCACCACTCCTAGGCCCGCCTCAGCTCTCTGTGTAGGAATCTGAGAGCGATGGTGGCCTCAGGCTCCGTTCGAGATTCTCAGCGGCTTGTGCCTCCTCCCGCCGGAGAATGACTGCGGCCTGCCGCTGTGGCCCTGGGCGTTGCTCCTCCACAGATCGAGGGGGTGAGATACGAGGGTGCGAGAGACATGGCAGTGAGGCGAGCTCattttatttgtatttttatCGCTAATAGACGAGGAACCATGTGATTCCACCGATTTGGAGGAATCTGTTGGTTTGGCATCGGAGGGGTATATCCACTTGTGGGGAATCAGTCTGTTCCAGTTTCTTCTCAAACCAAACACAAGAACCAGTGCCAGGTGCAGAACCAACCTGTGACATTCCATCCCATGCCccaaaccaaacacaccctagTAGAAGCTGAAACGGTAGCTTGGCCAAACAAGGCCCAAGTGATTAAGTTCTCAGGTGTAATGTCTGTTAAACTATGTACTAACCACTTTTGGATTTTATTGTCTATTCATCGTGCAAATGCTGATCAATGTTTGTGCTATGGATGTAGGATTCAGATAACGGTATCACTATCTCGAGGTACAAATACTGAGTTGCCAGAACAGAATATCTTTCCTCTTTATGTTCTGTTGGCTACACCTACCAGTAATATTTCGCTTGAAGGGGTAAGTCTGCCTATTTTTTAGTTCCACACATGCAACATTTTGTACCAAATGATCTCTTATCTTATTGATGCATAATGTTTTGCAGCATTCTCCGATATATCGATTCAGTCGGGCTTGTTTGCTTACCGCTTTTAGTGAATTTGGTAATAAAGGTCGCACCAAAGCTACATTCATAATTCCAGACATCAAGAATTTATCAACCTCCCGAGCTTGCAACCTTAACATTATCCTTATCAGCTGCGGTATGATGTGCTTCATATGTGATGTTTATGGTTTTACATTTCTTCACCACCATCACATTTGGTTCCCTTTTTAGTTTCGGAAGGGCAAGTTGGGGAAAATCGTGGTGAACATAACTGCTCTGTGGACCATGTGGAAGGCTCTGCTCTCCAAAGTAAGTTTGTGGTTgttattttgtgaaaaaaaataCTAAACAGTTACTAGAATAAGCGCATTCTTACCGTTGTTTAACACAATATGCTAAAACTTATCAAGCAAGACATTTAGATAGCCACACAAAATGTGTGGCACACAAAATGTGTGCCACACAGGTTGAGCTACCACTAGCCAGTTACTGTTGCTTATCATGTGGTGGAAGATATAATTGTATTCTCAAATGCCCAATTCTTGACAAGAATGAAGACCAGTGATCAAACTATGTTTATCTCCCAGTATGCTATGCTAGTCCACGCCCAATATTCTTGGCCAAACCAATCCAACCCTTGCAACCACCTATCTCACAGCTAACAGCAACTTACCAGACCTTCTCTTGCATGGAAGATTAGTATTACAGTCGTTGGAAATAAAAAATAGTTAACAAACATTCCTTTAATCCATGGATAACTACTTAACAAAGTGTAGGTGAGCAAGATCTGGCTATGTTTACCGACTTTACTGTGGTTAGGAGAATCAAATGAAAAGTATCCTTAAACATTGCATTATCTGTTTTTGACAAGGGGCTACTAGGCCATGTATGCCATTAGTTTAGATTATTTTATCTCCTTTTAGGGTATAGTTATTGTCAGTCACCCATACTGGCTAGTATAGCTAGCACATGTGCCTTCTGAAATAAAGTGTAAAGAACACATTGAATCTCAGAAACCACTTATGATTTGTAGTGTTGTTGAGTGCAGTTATTTACTATCATCTATGTGATGCATTTTGTCAGAGCTTGAAGGGAAATGTTTCTGGGGTAAAATACCAATTGATCTACTTGGTTCGTCTTTGGAGAACTGTGTAACTTTAAATTTGGGACATACAGTGGAGTTGGCTTCTGCAGTTAGTATGAGCCCAAGTTTCTTAGAGGTATGCCAATTCAACTTGCTCATGGTTTTAAGCTTTAATGTTCCTATTGTATGCACTGCAAATTTTCTGTAGTATTTAACCATAGGATGGACGAAGCAAAATCCTTTTGCAGCACCTGAAGCATGTTTCAACTACATAAATTACCTTAGCCACCTGTACGTTAAATTTTGACGATCTACCGCATGTACCTTCTGCTATCTAGAAGGCTGTAGTGCTTGCAATTAATTAGCACATCCCATTGCAGAAGTTCAGATGGAAAATCGTCAAATTAGTAGTGCAATTTGCATCAAGATAACTGAACATATTATAAGATGAACATTAACAGTAAAGGTTGAAATTGTAGTTTATGGATATTCCAGTGATTCTGCAAATGTGTTCCATTCAGTTCTTTCTCAGGATCCGCTATCTTTTTTGTTTTTAATAGAAAATTGTTAAATCAAGAGAGAGAGAATATGCAGTGTAGTGGCAACTACTTGCCAATCTTAGGGGTTGTTTGGTTCCCAGTCACAACTTGCCACGCTTAACCATAGGCAAGCCACAGTTTTTTGAGGTACATACTTGTTTTTCGCCACACTTAACTACCTATATGGCCTATGTGTCATAGACACAAATCTTTTGCACAACTTGCCATGCTTAACCATAGGCAAGCCACAGTTTTTTGAGGTACATACTCTTTTTTTGCCACACACTTAACTACCTATATGGCCCATCTGTCATAGACACAATCTTTTGCACAACTTGCCACACTTAACCATAGGCAAGCCACAGTTTTTTGAGGTACATACCCGTTTTTTACCACATACCTAACTACCTATATGGCCCATGTGTCATAGACACAatcttttgccacacttgtggctTTAATTTTGTTAGCCACTCTTTTGCGGTAAGCCACACATTGCTTAAGCAAAGTTAGCCTTGAACCAAAGATGCCCGTACTTGACTCTATATGTTGACCTACTTGCCTTTCCTTTTGTTATATATGCAGCCGAAATTTATGGAGCAGGACAGTTGCTTGACATTTTGCTCTCATAAGGTTGATGCTACGGTAAGTTTATCCCTGTTACTTTATTTTTTATGTAATAATTGTTTCCGCATTTAAGTGGGTAAGTATTTTTTATATAGGATGTCAGCACCTTACTGCAGTATGTTCTGTTATTTACTTCCGTAGCTTCTCTGAGATTTGTATTATTGTTGCAGGGTTCATATCAACTCCAAGTAGGCATATCTGCTCAAGAAGCTGGTGCAAAAGACATGTCTGAATCTCCATATAGTAGTTACTCATACAGTGGTGTCCCACCTTCTTCATTACCACATATCATAAGGTAACACTACTACATGTATATGCATATCTATAGCTCTATTTATCGTAATAGAGTCGTGAGTAACTGCATTCGCTTGCTTGGAGAGCTTAGCTCGAAGATATCTATTTTGAGTTTTTGACAGGGTTTAGTAGATGGCCACTGTTTTGCAGTCAGCGCAGCTGAGCTTGCTGCCTGCTGAGAACATTTTATGTGTGTGTGGATGGCATGTACCAAATGTGGCAAAACCAACATGGACAGGCTGTTAAATGTTCTGTTTCATAGTTGAGGGTGAAAACTGGACATCTGTGACAGTTGAGCGGGCTAAGATGGACCTGTTCATTGTTAGGTGTTGTTTTGGAATGCACGGAGTCTATCTTTTAAATTGGCTGCTAATATACACAAATATATACTGATTTGTCATGTTCAAATAATAGTTATAGATTTTCCATAGAAAATACCTTCAGATCATTATATTACTTTTAGTGGCTTTCCTGAAATATAGTTGAAGAAAGTGATGGCATTGGTCATAGGGACATAATGCAAAATGaaatgaacatattgcaaacacAAAGAAGTTCTCAGCACCACACAATAGATAGCGCAGTGGGGGGCGATTGGCAGGCGAGCCGCAAAGGTGGCAGATATCGAGAGGGAAGTGGGCATGTGTGCGTGGGGAGAAGAGGGGGGAAATATGTCACCTTGAGAGAAGAGGACGCAGAGTGAGTGCACACAagagaaatcagagaagggattAGGATTTCACTTACAATTAAGGTAGGAGGAAAATAAATAAGATGGAGGTTTATTAAGAGGATTATTGTGCAATTAAAGCCGAATCTGAGAAAGTCCAACTAAAATTCTGAATCATTCGGTGAAAGTTGGATGGATGGTTCAAATTGTGTGGATTCCACAAACATGTGTTGGTACCTTCTATATAGATTTAGATGCCTGAAAGGGCAGGTAAAGGAATGGAGTCAGTATATCAAATTTCTTTTAGTGCCTAGTGGTGAGGTTTTGGCTACCGGCTCAGGTTTGTTGTGCTCTTGTGTGACCTTAGCCTAACCGAAGCACCTGTTGTCTGGCCAGGTCTTAGTGTGACACTTTGCTTTTACTTTCATCTCTACAAATGCATTTGCGTTTCAATATGGCCAATTGAGCAGatataatttttttgttttccacaCAGGTTGAGAGCTGGTAATGTGCTTTTCAACTTCAAGTACTACAACAATACTATGCAAAAGACTGAAGGTTATCCCTTACACAAACATTTGGGTTCATGTGTTTTTTCAGTTCCACACTTCCACTCACACTTGTTTGTATCATGTATTTGACATTTTTTCTAGGTGTTCCACATTTTCTCCTTATACCTGACTGTGAAAAGTAATGAACTAGATATGTTAGATATCTGAATAAATGATCCAGCAGCATTGAACTATTAAAAGATATTCTGCTAAGACCCTTTCATGGTACACATGTTGGAATAATAGCTACTTCTGTTTGATGGTGGTAATCTTATTACTTTGTCACACTAATTGTGGTGCCATAGCTAGTAACCTAGTGGAGAACTTTACGCTGTTACGCTTTAGGTTAGCATATGATCCTGGAACTAAAGCTGGCGAGCTAAGTTCGGTAATGGTAAGTATAATGGTTTTAATGTACTGATATGTTTTTAACTTAAGAAATGGCTTATAAATTTCTCTCTGAATTAATTATGAATTATGCATTTTTTTGTTCTGAAAATCAAGTTCCGTGTCATTACCATAAACGCAAAAGTCAGATATGCTCCGTTAAAAAAGATGCAATTACTGAAAATGCTGGTGCATAAGACAGAAAGCACACACCTCATATGATCTGTAGCGCTTCAGAAGGATAGTGTAACATTGAAATTGGAAGAATAAATTTTACGAACGTGTTCAGCATGGGAGACCAAAGTATCTTAATTTAATCATAAAAGGAGTGCTATGTGCTGTATTTGGTGGCGTAGTTTAAGGTATATGTTTGCCCATGAACTGATGTACGTATTGCTGATTGAGTGCCGTGTAGCTCCAGCCGTGTTTTTAGTCCTTTGTTGTGAATGCTAATCATGACAAAGATCCAGTGTTAGATTCGCGCAATTACCTATGTTCAGTTTACGTCACTTATTGACATTTGTTGGTAAAAAACCCGAATAGTTCTGGTTGGTTCATGATTCTTTGCTCTtcttgttttttttttgtttcttatATTGGTCTTTTCTTACCAGTCACTGAAGATTTTGCTTGCCCCTTCTGCTTGGTAAAATGTGGAAGCTA
This genomic window contains:
- the LOC109758000 gene encoding polycomb group protein EMF2B is translated as MPGLPLPARDAADAGCEFSYPQSADQMRQQQLRARLSPDEQLAAEESFALYCKPVELYNIIQRRAIRNPAFLQRCLHYKIHASRKKRIQITVSLSRGTNTELPEQNIFPLYVLLATPTSNISLEGHSPIYRFSRACLLTAFSEFGNKGRTKATFIIPDIKNLSTSRACNLNIILISCVSEGQVGENRGEHNCSVDHVEGSALQKLEGKCFWGKIPIDLLGSSLENCVTLNLGHTVELASAVSMSPSFLEPKFMEQDSCLTFCSHKVDATGSYQLQVGISAQEAGAKDMSESPYSSYSYSGVPPSSLPHIIRLRAGNVLFNFKYYNNTMQKTEVTEDFACPFCLVKCGSYKGLGCHLNSSHDLFHFEFWISEECQAVNVSLKTDVWRTELVAEGVDPRHQTFSYSSRFKKRRRLGMLGTTAEKISHVHPHIMDSDSPEDAQAVSEDDFVQREEDDISAPRASVDPAQSLHGSNLSPPTVLQFGKTRKLSAERADPRNRQLLQKRQFFHSHRAQPMALEQVFSDRDSEDEVDDDIADFEDKRMLEDFVDVTDDEKLIMHMWNSFVRKQRVLADGHIPWACEAFSRLHGKHLVQNPPLLWSWRFLMIKLWNHSLLDARAMNVCGTILQGYQNESGLDPKKM